A part of Prolixibacteraceae bacterium genomic DNA contains:
- a CDS encoding PAS domain-containing protein, which translates to MSYPDIVYIELDGRGENESFINCVLNTVNNLSEAEGIHIVKDFEPFPVYDIMQKRGYGKYTEQREHEEFHVWFYPLTNNKMKPYLNIDMEKVAKIHELKQRVFHHELNHQEAKELVNKTFDYITPEEFAYTEQNMIHFGISDEKMTNEMDDIIDIFKDVLQTTSTTLPKGHPIQTYINEAKALNDLVDSIEQKLTSKFIKNEWLICYEKLLQINIHFSRKQNQLFSTLETKGFDRPSKIMWTFDNNVRDIIKESYILLKEGKDQEFIKKQPDVIELVRDILQKEQDILFPTALKLINEDEFIKMRISDDEIGYCLISPPPSFGLPTPDINQAAPSEFMSDLVKILNKHGMSTTSEESNKEMDVSMGKLTLNQINLIFKHLPIDLSYVDENDIVKFYSDTKHRVFPRSAGVIGREVQNCHPRESVETVEEIIKAFRAGTQNQAEFWLQMGEKFIYIIYNAVRDEDGKFRGVLEMMQDATHIRSLQGSQKLLSWNNQPSTEEKPLTKDQQIHKDMIIAPLLKQHPFLKEYLISLSNKYQKLNNPVVFNTMGNIATLEMIASRGGFKTDVLIEKLQNKINETL; encoded by the coding sequence ATGAGTTATCCAGACATTGTCTATATTGAATTAGATGGAAGAGGTGAGAATGAAAGTTTTATCAACTGTGTTTTGAACACTGTTAATAACCTTAGCGAAGCAGAAGGAATACACATTGTCAAAGATTTTGAACCATTTCCAGTCTATGATATAATGCAAAAAAGGGGCTATGGAAAATACACAGAACAACGTGAACATGAAGAGTTTCATGTATGGTTCTATCCTCTCACAAACAATAAGATGAAACCCTATCTGAATATAGATATGGAAAAGGTCGCTAAGATACATGAGTTAAAACAGAGAGTATTTCACCATGAACTTAACCACCAAGAGGCAAAGGAGTTGGTCAATAAAACCTTCGACTATATTACTCCTGAAGAGTTTGCTTATACAGAACAAAATATGATTCACTTTGGCATCTCAGATGAGAAGATGACAAATGAAATGGATGATATCATTGATATTTTTAAAGATGTACTACAAACCACCAGTACAACTCTTCCCAAAGGACATCCTATCCAAACTTATATCAATGAGGCGAAAGCTTTGAATGACTTAGTGGATAGTATTGAACAAAAACTAACCTCCAAGTTTATAAAAAACGAATGGCTGATATGTTATGAGAAACTACTTCAAATCAACATTCACTTCAGTCGAAAACAGAATCAACTCTTTTCGACTCTTGAAACCAAAGGATTTGATCGACCATCAAAGATTATGTGGACATTTGATAACAACGTAAGGGATATCATAAAAGAATCCTATATACTTTTAAAAGAGGGCAAAGATCAAGAGTTCATTAAGAAACAGCCAGATGTCATTGAGTTGGTAAGAGATATTTTACAAAAAGAACAAGACATTCTATTTCCTACTGCCTTAAAACTTATTAATGAAGACGAATTCATCAAGATGAGAATAAGTGATGATGAAATTGGTTACTGTTTAATATCTCCTCCTCCATCATTTGGACTGCCCACACCAGATATAAATCAAGCAGCCCCTAGTGAATTTATGTCTGATTTAGTCAAAATACTAAATAAACACGGTATGTCCACTACATCAGAAGAGTCCAACAAAGAGATGGATGTAAGTATGGGTAAGCTAACATTAAATCAGATAAACCTAATTTTCAAACACTTACCCATTGATCTCTCTTATGTCGATGAAAATGATATTGTAAAATTCTATAGCGACACCAAACATCGTGTCTTTCCAAGAAGCGCTGGGGTAATTGGTCGTGAAGTACAGAACTGTCACCCAAGAGAGAGTGTAGAAACCGTTGAAGAGATTATCAAAGCTTTTCGAGCTGGAACACAGAACCAGGCAGAGTTTTGGCTACAGATGGGTGAAAAGTTTATCTATATTATCTACAATGCAGTAAGAGATGAAGACGGTAAATTTAGAGGAGTACTTGAGATGATGCAAGATGCTACGCACATCCGAAGTTTACAAGGATCTCAAAAACTATTGTCTTGGAATAACCAACCAAGTACTGAAGAGAAACCACTTACAAAGGATCAACAGATACATAAAGATATGATCATCGCTCCTTTACTCAAACAACATCCATTTTTAAAGGAGTACCTCATTTCACTAAGCAATAAATACCAAAAACTCAATAATCCTGTAGTGTTCAACACCATGGGAAATATTGCCACATTAGAGATGATTGCATCTAGAGGAGGATTCAAAACCGATGTGCTTATAGAAAAGCTACAAAACAAGATTAACGAAACCCTATAA
- a CDS encoding Na(+)-translocating NADH-quinone reductase subunit A: protein MSNVIKLKKGLNIPLQGEAEKTMKKASPSQTYAIKPTDFPGLTPKLSVKEGATVKAGSPLFYDKSNPEVKFTSPVSGEVVAVVRGERRRILEVVVKADNEIVYEEFQKGSPSSLKREEIKESLLTSGLWPMLKMRPYGIVARPADTPKDIFISCFDSAPLASDYEFVLAEEQKHFQVGIDALSKLTDGSVHLGLPADSSNKMFGAIQGVKTTKFSGPHPAGNVGVQIAHISPINKGDIYWTIAPQDVVNIGRLFEKGIYDAKRVIALTGSPLKSPEYVETLIGANISSVMQESIDAENNRIISGDVLTGTQVEIDGHMSFYSNQVTILPEGNYYEMFGWALPGLGKFSPSRTFFSWLGSKARKFTMDTNFHGEERAFVVTGEYEKVLPMDILPVQLFKSILVNDIDKMEQLGIYEVIEEDIALCEYVCTSKIDIQKILRDGINTMIKELG, encoded by the coding sequence ATGTCAAACGTTATAAAGCTTAAAAAAGGTTTAAATATTCCGCTTCAAGGTGAGGCTGAGAAGACGATGAAAAAAGCGTCTCCAAGTCAAACCTATGCGATTAAACCAACTGATTTCCCTGGTTTGACACCAAAACTTTCAGTAAAAGAAGGAGCAACAGTGAAAGCTGGTTCTCCTCTATTCTACGATAAAAGTAATCCTGAAGTGAAATTCACATCTCCAGTGAGTGGTGAAGTGGTAGCTGTGGTTCGAGGAGAGCGTCGTCGTATTTTGGAAGTGGTGGTGAAAGCCGACAATGAAATCGTGTACGAAGAGTTTCAGAAAGGTAGTCCTTCTTCCTTAAAGAGGGAAGAGATTAAAGAGAGTCTACTAACTTCAGGATTATGGCCAATGTTGAAGATGCGTCCTTACGGTATCGTAGCGCGTCCAGCAGATACTCCTAAAGATATTTTCATCTCATGTTTTGATTCCGCGCCATTAGCTTCGGATTATGAATTTGTTCTAGCAGAAGAGCAGAAGCATTTTCAGGTAGGTATTGATGCTTTGTCAAAATTGACAGATGGATCTGTTCATTTAGGATTGCCAGCCGATTCATCGAATAAGATGTTTGGAGCGATTCAAGGAGTGAAGACAACTAAATTTTCTGGACCACATCCAGCAGGTAATGTTGGAGTGCAAATTGCTCATATCTCCCCAATAAACAAAGGAGATATCTATTGGACTATTGCTCCTCAGGATGTTGTGAATATCGGTCGTTTGTTCGAGAAAGGTATTTATGATGCCAAACGAGTAATCGCTCTTACTGGATCTCCATTGAAGTCTCCGGAATATGTGGAAACTTTAATTGGTGCTAACATCTCTTCCGTAATGCAAGAGAGTATTGATGCTGAGAATAATCGTATTATTTCTGGAGATGTATTGACTGGTACTCAGGTGGAAATTGATGGACATATGTCTTTCTATTCAAATCAAGTAACGATTCTTCCAGAAGGAAACTACTATGAGATGTTTGGATGGGCTTTACCTGGTCTTGGTAAATTTAGTCCTTCTAGAACATTCTTTTCTTGGTTAGGTTCTAAGGCTAGAAAGTTTACGATGGACACCAACTTCCACGGAGAAGAGCGTGCGTTTGTAGTTACAGGTGAGTATGAGAAAGTTCTTCCTATGGATATTCTTCCAGTTCAGTTGTTTAAATCAATCTTGGTCAATGATATTGATAAGATGGAACAACTTGGAATATATGAAGTGATTGAAGAGGACATTGCTCTATGTGAGTATGTATGTACTTCTAAGATCGATATCCAGAAGATTCTTCGCGATGG
- a CDS encoding DUF5103 domain-containing protein, with the protein MKNLLFQSLITLLFMCHFCALFAQEKNYFEQKEYRNYIADKNIKTVQFFHQGDDLSMPLLLLNSSKKLLLSFDDLKNDPRNFAYKITQCDWDWKPLDNIFTDYLEGMEMNEIYDYYNSENTQVPYTHYRLTIPNEDVRITQTGNYIIQFYDADLADDIVLFQRRFQVIAPVLDISAQVINSNLIRDGGRKQEVNFSFNYEKLNVTDPKNELHVVVTQNARWDLAREVDYTFRDDENLKYQNDKNLFFSPLNEFRAFTIRDEKSVNLHVNNMQYIAPFYHATLEMDGMNRGSVYQTNTDINGAYTITADRTTNPNTQADYIFVHFNLDVPVDLADGIYVFGALTDWDTTKENMMFRVKEHRGYFADILLKEGIYNYAYGYKTAQDKDINLQMFEGDHIETENQYQIWVFYSPIGSRYSQLVGFTSLNSRK; encoded by the coding sequence ATGAAAAACCTTCTGTTCCAAAGCCTCATCACACTACTGTTCATGTGTCATTTTTGTGCATTATTTGCCCAAGAGAAGAACTACTTCGAACAAAAAGAATATCGAAACTATATTGCAGACAAGAATATTAAGACAGTGCAGTTTTTTCATCAAGGAGACGATCTAAGTATGCCTCTTTTACTACTTAATAGTAGTAAGAAATTACTCTTGTCATTTGATGATCTAAAGAACGACCCACGTAATTTCGCCTACAAAATCACTCAATGTGACTGGGATTGGAAACCTCTAGATAATATCTTCACAGACTATTTGGAAGGTATGGAGATGAACGAAATATATGATTATTATAATTCCGAAAACACACAAGTACCATACACACATTACAGACTCACTATACCAAATGAGGATGTACGCATTACCCAAACAGGAAACTACATCATACAATTCTATGATGCAGACCTAGCAGATGATATTGTTCTGTTCCAAAGGAGGTTTCAAGTTATAGCTCCAGTTCTTGATATCTCAGCTCAAGTAATCAATTCAAACCTTATTCGAGATGGAGGACGCAAACAAGAGGTAAATTTCAGTTTCAACTATGAGAAATTGAACGTCACAGATCCGAAAAATGAACTTCATGTAGTTGTAACCCAAAATGCAAGATGGGACCTTGCACGTGAAGTTGACTATACTTTTAGGGACGATGAAAACCTAAAATATCAAAATGACAAGAACCTATTCTTCTCGCCACTAAATGAATTTAGAGCTTTCACTATTCGAGATGAGAAGTCGGTAAACCTTCATGTAAACAACATGCAATATATCGCGCCATTCTATCATGCAACATTAGAGATGGATGGGATGAACAGAGGAAGTGTTTATCAGACCAATACTGATATTAATGGAGCCTATACCATTACTGCAGATAGAACCACCAATCCCAATACACAAGCAGACTATATATTTGTCCATTTTAATCTAGACGTTCCTGTAGACCTTGCAGATGGGATATATGTTTTTGGCGCACTCACCGATTGGGATACCACCAAAGAAAACATGATGTTCCGTGTAAAAGAGCATAGAGGGTATTTTGCTGATATTCTCTTAAAAGAAGGAATCTACAACTACGCTTATGGCTACAAAACAGCACAGGATAAAGATATCAACCTACAAATGTTCGAAGGCGATCACATCGAAACAGAGAATCAATATCAAATATGGGTTTTCTACTCTCCAATAGGATCAAGATATTCTCAGTTGGTTGGATTTACTTCTCTAAATAGCCGAAAGTAA